atgaccccgcataaatcagatcttgcgtagttcgggaagattgagaatggagtaaataagctaactcttttttttggaattgttgaaagaaatgctttaaaagaagaaaggaaatatactcttttttttaaaattttttgactctgattttttttgaaagaaatacttctaaaaattcatttgcttttgatttgaactttgggattttaaaagtaaaaagaaaatatttttgttttctctttttctaaagaagaaagaaaatatttttggattttggatgttgcttcttaattttcgaaagagggacttttaagaaaatattttggatttctggatttttatttatttacgaaagcacttctaaagaaaagcaaaaatatttttggaattttatttctcaatttttatggacatttacaaaagaaagacttctaaagaagaaaagaatatttttggatttttgtttctgattttgtttttgggaaaaatacttcaaaatgaaGGAAGCCCGTATTTTGGACCTTGATTTTTTTCATTATTTCAATTTTCCGTATGAAAGACTTCGAAAAGAAAGAAACTActctttttttgagtttaaagaaaaacttttttttttttgcattttctaaggaaagatttctaaagaaggaactaaaggaaaatatttttggatttttttaaaattggggtcgaaaccgatgaggtttgcctacgtatctcacatccggcgagaatcagacccgcgtagttcggtcagttttgacggaacagggaaacatggcacttgaaaattttggctcattttgaaatgacttttcgtTTTCCAGAATTTCAgcagagtttcagaattttctaaatacctacctctcactcttttttttttattttctttttttatttttattttctttccctattctagaagccgatcaacatgcaagtcgaaacaaacagatgcgcaagtagcacataagatgcattaggatgttcttttttacttttggtacacctgtcctagacggacccaacccctgtgttgagtccccaaagtcagatgcacgtgatacaaacaaacattcctaccagggatccggcatgaggcgttgttatactaggtttaaaaatctaagtgtattgttctagacctggcttacccgagcgggcAGCTCGAGCCCGCGGGGAGGGGAGGGcgcgtaccgggaatacaaagcttcaccggctttacaacttgtccgaacctcgttctaaaattgagatatgactctaacagaaaagaagtcacacgaagtgcacacttcccagatgatttagaagactcagggaGAAGAGGGTTTTGTAACAGTTTTATATgcaattcaaacaatatcaaagcggtaaaaagcaacatttagcacattaggctcaaacacgtaaaaatcagataataaataaaagccaactataaTGGTTATCCTAAGCTCGAATTTTTGAATCCTGAACCAAAGTTCTGAGTttggatccccagcagagtcgtcagagctgccACATCTCCTTTTTACACACTTGAAtatagtataagggagtttttccaatttaagtgacattattcgaaatgagattattttatttaatttttcagagtcgccacttggaatattttaatggtgtcccaagtcaccggtttatttttaaatctcaaatcgaggaaattcgactatccttttgaagtctgcgaaccagaaattctaagtaaagaattctgttaacccgggagaaggtgttaggtattcccggattctgtggttctagcacggtcgcttaaactattaaaattggcatattatttgatttattacatgttttagcctaagGTGTATTTTTAGcttattaaaccgcttttaattatttttggaagattcaacgttatttaaaacatgccttgaaccacgacacatgaaatgcacccccgattcgcgacacattctatttaacattgttaagaattgaaattgggtcacatgaaatgcacacctaaaattaataattaaagaaaatcagtttaAAGAACGCGCCTAGAGAAACTACGAAAGTTCAAATTAATAACAAAGTTTGCGAGGGCTATGGAAAATTCAATTGATGACACGCCCCAATTTTAAAAAGAGTtagtattaattacatgagggCCATTGGTGATTTAATAAAAATGGCACACATCAAATTTTCTACAAAAAGCTAGCTAGTTTTATGAGGGTCGTGGACTtagggattttatttggcatgacacGCCTCAAACCTTTTCTATAAGTGTTAGTTCTTGAATATAATCTTATGAGGGCCATGGATTATAGATTTTctttggcatggcacgcctcaaattatttTACGCAAATTTGTACTCAACTAAAGAATGACATGAACCCACAAAGATCACAAACAGGGCAAAAGGAAATCTTAAAGTGCAAATAACCAAGTTGATTCAAGTCAGTAGAAAGTAAAACCAAACGAACCCATTCTTCTATTTAAATATTTGCCAAACGAATCCAACAGATTAAGACCCAAAAACTTATCGATAACACATAAATAAGATTAAGCCGTGGGAATGTTAAATAATGTAGTCAAATATGTAATATGCATGTGAAGCTAGCAAGAAAATGTCAACATAAAGATATCACGTGAATTCTTCTCAAACACACACAACCCATTTATCATTCTTGACAAAGTAAGACCCAGAAAATAGAAACACTGCAAATGCAATGATATGGACTTAAACGGTGAATAATTGTCTAGACGATCAATTTGCTAATTAGCATACGAAATAAATTTATGCTAATACCATGAAATGACTGAACCTTGCTCAAACTAACaggaacaaaaaataaaagaattaattaaaGGGAGAAAGGGACCTTATGTGAAGCTTTTCAAATGTGTATTGATATGAAACTCAAATATACATCAAAGTTGAACTCCAATTGTCAAACTCGACCGGAGAAAATGGACAGCAACAAGACCTCGGATCGGAGCTTTCAAATGCGACTTCGAACTCGACTTTGGAGCCGTTGATTTGGTGCGAATAGGGACTGTTTCTTGTTACGAAGATAAGATTCTATTGTAGCCTGCTTCTTAACTTATAAAGTTCTAAGCTGCAAGAAGATGAACAATTTCAGATGCTTTCATGTAAACATTTTGCTACGCTCTTGTTATCTTCATGCTTTATGGAAATTGATAATGTAAGAGTTGTTATCATTTACTGGAGTTAAGCACTGCACAAACAAGAAGAGATGTACTAGTATATGAACCATAAAACTGCTATGATACTagtagaggcggatccaggatttgaaggTCGTGGGTGCATTTTTGCATTCAACCAAAATTTGCTTTGTATATAGGGTGCCATTACTAGTTTatcactatttttataaaatatatacattgATTTTTTGTCGAACTTTTCGGGTGCCGGTGACACCTGTCTTCCGCCTCTGTATGATAGTGTAGATGAATTTCGAAAAACGTTTCTCTAGCTGATTGGTTTTTCTAATATCATGAATATAAAGTAGATGCAATGAATAACACTGAGATCACCTTTTCTTTTGTTGGTTTATGAAACCACCAGTTTCCATTTCTTGATGGACAACTTGATAAAGTAGCTTTCTATATCTCAGGCCAAAAGAATGTCTTCAGATCTCTCTCATGATCTGGAAGTCTCAAGTTTATCTGCTCTGTGCCCATTGGATGGTCGTTATTGGGGTAAAGTCAAGGAATTGGCTCCATTTATGAGCAAATACGGCTTAATTCGATTCAGAGTTTTGGTTAAGGTATTGATGTTTCATTGTTCTTATCTATTTAATAGTCTAATCTAGTTGCATGATCACAGGCTTAATGACTTTGTTTAACGCTGCTGTCACTGATTTTGGCAATTTACTCTACTACTGTTGCATTTCTGAAAAAGCTGATTTTGGTGTtgcatgggggggggggggggaggatttgcggttaggatataATGCCTGAGACAAATCTTTTCTTTCTTAGGAATTCGGTTCCTAGATTTTAGCAAAATATTTTCAGCTAATACAAAGTGCTTTTGGTTCCACATGCTGCTTTTTGTGAGTTAATGTTGTGTAGAGCAATGCAATACAGAGTTTTTGCAAGAGAAGGAAGATGTAAAGTCTATTTCGTACAATCTTGCAAAGAGCACTTGCCATATTTTGTAACAGTATTAGACTATAATCTGTAAAGAAACACTATTTAAAAAGGTATTCAGAATTTCAGATTCTTTGAAGGGTAATACAGATTTATTGACAATTCAACTGTGAAAGCCCATGTATGAAGAATCTGAAATTATCTACAGAACTAATGTTATGTGAAGGTCGGTACTTGTTAATAGAAAGGTGTGATGATGCAGTGGAATGTCAGCAATAATCATGGTGATATCCTTTGCTCTATCGGCATGCATAATCTGTGAATTCCATGAAGAGGGGTCCATAAGTGGATTCCAATTTATTCTAATTGAAGTTGTTTTTTCTGTTGCTTCTTACCTTtcattctttttcacattggtgGGAAACAGGAAAAGGAATTTTTGACATTTAACTATCTGTCAGATTAAATGGCTGTTGAAGCTTTCTCAAATCCCTCAACTCATTGAAGTTCCATGCTTCTCTGAAGGAGCTCAGTCTTTTCTGCAaaacttgattgatgaatttAGCGTGGATGATGCACTGGAAGTTAAGAAAATTGAgaaagtcacaaatcatgatgTGAAGGCGGTGGAGTACTTCCTGAAACAAAGATGCCAATCACATCCAGAGATAGTCAAGGTATATATAGTTTCTCTAGCACATGTTGCATTATACTACAGTAAACTTCCATGCCATTCAATCAAGTAGGAAAAGAAGAATTAAAAAAGTATTAGTCTCTCTATCCCTAACCAACAACATGCATTTCTGcttattcttcttcttgttgtCTTATTTTTGTGGTAGGTGCTTGAGTTTTTCCACTTTGCTTGTACATCTGAGGACATCAACAACCTTGCCCATGCACTAATGCTGAAAGAAGCTTTGAGCAAGGTCATCTTACCCGTCATGGATGAACTAATTGCTGCAATCTGTAACGTGGCTACAACAAATTCTTCTGTCCCCATGCTTTCTCGCACCCATGGACAGGTAGGTTTATGCGTATGATTTCTCATTTGGGTGCATTTGGGAGCAGCTTTACAATAGTGCTTAAGTTTATTTTGGTAAAATATGTTGTGCTTTCATGCATGAATGCCATGGAGTATAGTTTGCTTTGCACAAAGGTTTTAGACAATTGTAATCTTCAAGAATTGCTATTCTTTCTGCATTTGTAGCCAGCTTCACCCACCACACTCGGAAAGGAAATGGCTATTTTTGCTTACCGGTTAAGTAGGGAAAGGCGAGATATCTCTCAAATTGAGATGCTGGGGAAGTTTGCTGGTGCAGTTGGAAACTATAACGCTCACGTGGCTGCATATCCTGAAATAAAGTGGCCCCAAATTGCAGAGGAGCTTGTGATGTCTCTTGGATTGAAATTCAATCCTTACGTTCCACAGGTATGCTATATAGAAAAAGTTTTGGTGATTCATCAAATAAGGAGCCAGGTTAGGTTACACATAGTTCAAGGCAATCTCGGAGTAGCTAATGGGGACCTATCCCATTTAAGCACTAAGCTACCTATTTCACGCTGGCAGGTATATTTTCTCCTCTCCCTCTATCTGTATCACCTTCCACAATTCTGCTTTATAATTTTTGCTTCTCCTTATTCGTTTGGTATCACTTGTACTTGGATTAAGCAGATTTGATGGTGTCATCGTTTTCTATACGAGGTAGATTCAGCTAGAGAAATACAATTgttttttctttgtgtttgtgAGTTCTATTGCTGTTGCTGCCTCTACGATTGCTTCTTGTGTCTCATATTCTTATTCCTTGCTGTGCTTGCTATTTTCAGCGGGACTTAACTGATTCAACTGTTCTGAGAAATATGGGAGTGGGGCTTGGACATTCTCTTCTTGCTTACAAAAGtgcattgcaaggaatttcaaagcttcaGGTAAAAAGTGCAACTTGAAATGCTAATTTATTCTCTGGTAACTGTACCAaagtctaaaaaaaaaaaaattgcatctAATCTTCTGCCTGCAACTGGATTTATCTAGCATTCATGGTGTTACAGAGCTCATTTGCTGACATGCAGAATCTGGCATCAGTTAGAGAGATCAGCACAGACATTTTCACTTATTAGTAAACACATATATACCTTCTTgtccccccaccccccacccccaccccccctgGGGGGGGGTTGTTCTGTTGGGGTTGGCGATCATTGATCTATATATGGATTTGGGTAGTCAAGTGCTATTAATTGTATTTACTGTTTTGTCACTGATGTTGAATAAATATTGGATGCATTTCTCAGAGACATTAATATAGTTTTCACATTCACAAGATATTAGTTAGTTCTAAATTGATTACATTTTTGCATGCAATGACTAACTTATTCAGTTTTACATAGGTTAATGAAGCTGCCCTGGCTGAAGACTTAAATAACTCATGGGAGGTCCTTGCTGAACCAATACAAACAGTATGAAACTCaagcttttcttctcttttttcgtGTCGATGAAGTCCTGTTTTGTATCACAAGTTGGCACGAGTCATTCTGAAAGGTATGTCAGTTACTCAGTCATATCAAGATTCTTGAGTATCCAAAAAAGATTCCAGAATAAGATTCCCTATATGGTAGGTGTATTTTTTGCGCTCTAGCAATTCACAGAAAAGAATGTGTCTTTAGGCATAATAGaaaatttttgtttctttttgccATGATCATAATTCACGGTGTATAAAACTAATCCCCTGCCCCAAAAGCTTTCTCTTTTTCATTGAACCCCTCCAAAAAAATCTGAACTTGTAAAATTTGGAGAACCTTGTTAAGCTTACTATGTTCATTTATGCTTGGTCTTTTAGGTGATGCGCAGGTATGGTGTGCCAGAGCCGTATGAGAAACTGAAGGAATTAACCCGAGGGAGAGCACACATACCAATTGATGCAAAGACAGCTCTCTTGAACTTGACACCTCATACTTACATTGGAGTAGCTCCTGATTTGGCAAAGAACATAAACAAAGCGATAAATATGGTTAACAGGAAATAAAAGTCGGATACTTCTGTAGTAAATTTTTTTGATTTGCTTGGAATGCCCATTGAAGCATATGAATGAGCAGATGTGGTATCATGTTGGATGTCATAGAGATGAGCAAATCAGCACAACATTTTGTCAATCATGGGAGCTTATCAATCTGGATATGAGAATGCATCATAATCTTGAAAACCCAACTGGATCGGTAACTAGTTCTTTACATTAATACGAATTATCTGTTCTACTATTTGCCTCCCAATCTATGTTATTTGACCATGTGAAAGGGACTGTCTATATCAGATTGTGATTTAGGTTTTGATGCAGAGTTTCTAGTGTAaagaatttatggaagaaatgtTGAAAGActcgtgatgtattatttattttatagatGTATTCCATCAGCACAACATGTGAGCGTTGTCTAAGGAACGACGACATTCAGTTCTTCGCCTCACAGAGTAGAGTCCCTGCTCGGACTGGAAGTAAATTATCCAGAAAGTCTCCTAGCGATTGCTCcataaaatcaataaatcaaagtATGAAGTAATATTATTCTGAACTTAGAGGAAACAATTAGCTTGTTCCTTTATCTTGACTTCTCGAGCTAACAAGAACAAAAATCTCTGAAGAATTCTTCCTAATGACTGCCCAAAAGTAAATAAGGTGCCTGATGGATCAGGTTTTGGGTTGTAGTGTTTTACAAAGATAAATGATCGGGTTAGATTGTTCCTGGAAAACCAAAATATTTTGGTAGTGGCGGACGTAGTTTGGGCAAACCCggaattcaaacctaaatctgaatttttttatttggatttcggatttaatttttaattttttaaatttcggATGTGATTTTGGATTTTGTACTTCAAATTTTTGGATATCCGAAAATCCAAATTTTTTATATCATATATTAATCCATTATTTATATGTCAATAGTAACAAGTCCAATACCCTGCCATTAGACATAATCTCATATATTCAATAATAATTACTAAGTTACTATCAAAATACTTTTTATTTGGACATGATTTTACCATTGCTATTTCTTATCGGCCTTACTAATTTTTTGTTGTATTTCcttgatgatgattttattacttgaatagtttatttggatgattgtggtaAGAATGAGGGAGGAACTTTTTAAGCAATTTAACATGAATACTTCATTTGGATGTTCATTATCGTAAGAAGAAGAAACATCTCAACTTATAAGATCAAAactaaaaatccaaaatatctaAATCGATTAATCCGAATCCGAACTTAAAAAATCCAATCTAATCCTAGTTTATTTGGATTGTCATTTCAATCCGAAAATCGAAAATTCAAACCGAAATTTCATATTCAATCCGAACTGCCCGACCACCCACCCCTATATTTTGGTGTTAGAAATTAAACTGAATTTTACTAGGTTAATTTATAAAATTGGTGTTGCAATCCAATGCTAGAGGCTAGAAAGGCACATCGTAAAGCAATCTATTCCCTCGGGTCATCAAGGTGATCAGTACACCACCACCAGATACTCTCATACTTAAGATTGTTTTTCTTGATACTATTATTTCTAATTATCTTTACATTCTCCATGTCCTAAACAACCAGATACTTTAACTATTCCTGCATTCTGTTAATTCTTATCTTTCTGAGTTCTTGGAATTGAGCCACCAAGAGGTATATATATCGGTTACCAAAATGAATCGTTTCTGCTCTAAGTGTTTGACTAAAAAGTGTTAAGTCTTTTTATATACTAATTAAATAGGAAGATTTGAGGTAAATCCTAGCCAAAGACAATTCATCCTAGATCTAAGATAGATGATAAGAACAAGCAAGCATAGCTGAACATAAAATTTAACCATAGCCATAACTGAATCCCGTAATATAAAAAGAGGATGGTGATTTACACAATATTGAATAATAATGAAGAATACATAGATAAAAATGGTCATCGATCTTTTACAAGGTTGACTCACATACATTTAATATGATGAGACTAACGTTGTATATTGAAGATCTGAGCTTCCTTACTTCTTTCTCTTTAGCGAGGAGAAAGAGATGAAGATCCTTCTTCTCTGAAAATATGTCTCTGTCTGAGTTTGTTTCTTGtcccctttcttcttcttcttacttaGTTTATATACTAGGTATCCTCATTTACCCACCGGTCATTAGCCATAGTACCTAAACCATTTGACTGTATTACTGGTTGACCCTCTGAAATGCCGTAACATTCAATTTGTTGTTCAAGCATTCTGGATACACGACCTCGGTCGTGGCCGAGGTCCATGTCGTTATAGCGTTATATGGATACCACTTCGGCCCAACACTTCTcctccaattcagaatttaaactttGTGAATCAAGGTCGAAATTATTTAGTGAATTTAACACATAAACAGAAAAACAAATTTACTGGGTTCATATGAATTCATATATTGTGAGCTAGATCTGCCCCTAATTAATGCCAAGATAAAAGGAGGGCGAGGGGGAGGAAACCAATAAGTGGTCTTCATTAAATGTAATAACTAAATATGGACCTTTCTGATCCAGAGACAGCTGGAACAGTGTGATGGTTATTAAATGTTTAGAGTAGTTCAGCCCAGATACTTTGTGCATGAAGTGTTGCTTACGAAAAGAAACACCGATCAGAAATTTAAGTCATATACCTAAATGGCCAGTGTGAGCAGTGGGGATGTACAGACACGTCGGGTTCATTTGAACCTAGTGTTTTTGAcactatattaaaaaatatatatatatatatatgtgaaaatactaaaattttaataaatattgaagtccgaactcataattttaaaagtGTATATAAGTTCAATTCCAAGAACCAAACAGTTGAACACATCAAATTAAATCCTCTATCTGCCTCTGAGTGTGAGTGTGCCACTATTCAGTTCTAAGAACCAAACGGTTGAACACATCAAATTAAAATCCTCTATTTACCTCTGAGTGTGAGTGTGCCACTGCCACCATTGCATGCTAATAGTAATACGTTAAAATAGAGTTTCCATTTGTACATGCAACCATGCTTCAATATCCGCTTGGAGTACTTCAAGTCTTCAACTGTAATTCATGAAAACCATTTTAATACATACATATATCGTAAGCAAATTAAAGTACGGtgtgtttgactcaaaagatgttaataccttttgaacaaatcaatcgaaGATGAAGGGATAAATCTTAACTGAAGATAATAATCTCTAGGATGAATCATTAGATAAAGAGAAGATGGTTGTTGAGTTTCTTTTCATTCAAGAATAGTAAGTTTCCTAGAGTATCGATGCCCTATTACAAGATTTTTTGTCCCCCTTATATACTAGAGAGAAACTCTTCTAAATTGTAAGAAATAAAATACACAGAATATTCGACGGAATATATGTCCCATAATGGGCTTACTCTACTGCAAGGGTTGTACAGTTTCTTCTTTTGCCCTAAGGTCGTCTCCCTCGGGTCGTCGACTCGAAGATACCCGGTCGTTTACCGTACTTGTTGTAGGCCGTGGTTGGTCAAATTTGGACCAATATAGTTAGTCTCTCCGCTCGTCGGGGTTGCGACCGGATGCGTCCTCGATGAGCGGAC
Above is a window of Nicotiana tabacum cultivar K326 chromosome 8, ASM71507v2, whole genome shotgun sequence DNA encoding:
- the LOC142162941 gene encoding uncharacterized protein LOC142162941 is translated as MNNFRCFHAKRMSSDLSHDLEVSSLSALCPLDGRYWGKVKELAPFMSKYGLIRFRVLVKIKWLLKLSQIPQLIEVPCFSEGAQSFLQNLIDEFSVDDALEVKKIEKVTNHDVKAVEYFLKQRCQSHPEIVKVLEFFHFACTSEDINNLAHALMLKEALSKVILPVMDELIAAICNVATTNSSVPMLSRTHGQPASPTTLGKEMAIFAYRLSRERRDISQIEMLGKFAGAVGNYNAHVAAYPEIKWPQIAEELVMSLGLKFNPYVPQVCYIEKVLVIHQIRSQVRLHIVQGNLGVANGDLSHLSTKLPISRWQRDLTDSTVLRNMGVGLGHSLLAYKSALQGISKLQVNEAALAEDLNNSWEVLAEPIQTVMRRYGVPEPYEKLKELTRGRAHIPIDAKTALLNLTPHTYIGVAPDLAKNINKAINMVNRK